One part of the Bradyrhizobium sp. CB1650 genome encodes these proteins:
- a CDS encoding haloalkane dehalogenase → MSQQAKIEIRNTSILGTTMAWRSAGANDAPVALFLHGNPTSSYIWRNILPLVAPVAHCIAPDLIGFGQSGKPDIAYRFFDHVRHLDALIDELGISSAYLVAQDWGTALAFHLAARRPNFIRGLAFMEFIRPMPTWQDFHHTEVAEEQGHAEAARAVFRKFRTPGEGEAMILQANAFVERVLPGGIVRKLGEEEMTFYRAPYPTPESRRPVLALPRELPIAGEPADVYEKLQSAHSALATSAYPKLLFTGEPGALVSPEFAERFAASLKHCALVRLGPGLHFLQEDHPEAIGRSVAGWIAGIEAVRPQLAA, encoded by the coding sequence ATGAGCCAGCAAGCCAAGATCGAGATTCGCAACACGTCCATCCTGGGAACGACCATGGCTTGGCGCAGCGCCGGCGCTAACGACGCGCCAGTCGCGCTGTTCCTGCACGGCAATCCCACCTCGTCGTACATCTGGCGCAACATCCTGCCGCTGGTGGCGCCGGTAGCTCATTGCATCGCGCCCGACCTCATCGGCTTCGGCCAGTCCGGCAAGCCGGACATCGCCTATCGGTTCTTCGATCATGTCCGCCATCTCGATGCGTTGATCGATGAGCTCGGCATCTCCTCGGCCTATCTCGTCGCGCAGGACTGGGGCACCGCGCTCGCATTTCATCTCGCCGCGCGCCGGCCGAACTTCATCCGCGGCCTCGCTTTCATGGAGTTCATCCGCCCGATGCCGACCTGGCAGGACTTCCATCACACCGAGGTCGCGGAGGAGCAAGGCCACGCGGAGGCGGCGAGGGCCGTCTTTCGCAAGTTCAGGACACCGGGCGAGGGCGAAGCCATGATCCTTCAGGCCAACGCGTTCGTCGAGCGCGTGCTGCCCGGCGGCATCGTGCGCAAGCTCGGCGAGGAGGAGATGACGTTCTATCGCGCGCCGTACCCGACCCCCGAGAGCCGCCGCCCCGTTCTCGCCCTTCCCCGCGAACTGCCGATCGCCGGCGAGCCTGCCGACGTCTACGAAAAGCTTCAGTCCGCCCATTCGGCACTGGCAACATCGGCCTATCCAAAACTGCTGTTCACGGGCGAGCCTGGCGCGCTGGTCTCGCCTGAATTTGCCGAGCGGTTCGCAGCTTCGTTGAAGCATTGTGCGCTGGTGCGCCTCGGACCCGGATTGCATTTCCTCCAGGAGGATCATCCCGAAGCGATCGGCCGCTCCGTCGCGGGCTGGATCGCCGGCATCGAAGCGGTGCGTCCGCAGCTTGCGGCTTGA
- a CDS encoding GNAT family N-acetyltransferase — translation MSIVWTDDVTAVDWDELAALYRIAPLGNKAPADLALVFGNSMFRAFAYDAGRLVGAGRVLADGRDCAYVCDIAVHPDYQGQGLGRQIIERLLARCGSHRKIILYAVPGKEAFYERLGFRRMTTAMAIFEDQTRAYERGYLTAP, via the coding sequence ATGTCGATTGTCTGGACGGACGATGTCACCGCCGTCGACTGGGACGAACTCGCCGCGCTCTACCGCATCGCGCCGCTGGGCAACAAGGCGCCGGCCGATCTAGCGCTGGTATTCGGTAACAGCATGTTCCGGGCGTTCGCCTATGACGCCGGCCGCCTCGTCGGCGCGGGCCGCGTACTCGCCGACGGCCGCGACTGCGCTTATGTCTGCGATATCGCGGTGCACCCGGACTATCAGGGCCAGGGTCTCGGTCGCCAGATCATCGAGCGGCTGCTTGCGCGCTGCGGCTCGCACCGCAAGATCATCCTCTACGCTGTGCCCGGCAAGGAAGCCTTCTACGAACGCCTCGGCTTCCGCCGGATGACCACTGCCATGGCGATCTTCGAGGATCAGACCCGTGCCTATGAGCGCGGCTATTTGACCGCACCCTAG
- the phoB gene encoding phosphate regulon transcriptional regulator PhoB produces the protein MGARIMVVEDEEALTELLRYNLEGDGYDVETVMRGDDADTRLKEHIPDLIVLDWMLPGLSGIELCRRLRTRPDTKQLPIIMLTARGEESERVRGLATGADDYIVKPFSVPELLARVKGLLRRASPERLATVLAYGDIELDREKRRVARSGRPIDLGPTEYRLLEFFLEHPGRVFSREQLLDSVWGRDIYIDERTVDVHIGRLRKLLNLGREQDPIRTVRGAGYALDDRFAKAEQT, from the coding sequence ATGGGCGCACGCATTATGGTGGTTGAGGACGAGGAAGCCCTGACCGAGCTCCTTCGTTACAACCTCGAAGGCGACGGCTATGACGTCGAGACGGTGATGCGCGGCGACGACGCCGATACCCGTCTCAAGGAGCACATCCCGGATCTGATCGTGCTCGACTGGATGCTGCCGGGCCTGTCCGGCATCGAGCTCTGTCGGCGGCTGCGCACGCGCCCGGACACCAAGCAGCTCCCGATCATCATGCTCACCGCGCGCGGTGAGGAGAGCGAGCGGGTGCGGGGGCTTGCGACCGGCGCCGACGACTACATCGTCAAGCCGTTCTCGGTGCCGGAGCTCCTGGCGCGCGTGAAGGGCCTGCTTCGGCGCGCAAGCCCCGAGCGGCTTGCCACCGTGCTCGCCTATGGCGACATCGAGCTCGATCGTGAAAAGCGCCGCGTGGCGCGCTCGGGCCGGCCGATCGATCTCGGTCCGACCGAATATCGCCTCCTGGAGTTCTTCCTTGAGCATCCGGGCCGCGTGTTCTCGCGCGAGCAGCTTCTCGACAGTGTCTGGGGCCGCGACATCTACATCGACGAACGCACCGTCGATGTGCATATCGGTCGCCTGCGCAAGCTGCTCAATCTCGGCCGCGAGCAGGACCCGATCCGCACCGTGCGCGGCGCCGGCTATGCGCTGGATGACCGTTTCGCGAAGGCGGAGCAGACTTAA
- a CDS encoding ATP-binding protein, whose product MAIDAPPSPAQPWSDRLRHSTIILIAAALALSVVVSLGELSAVRAVTVFLCIAAAALIPWRLHDNAASRDDVRRINPVESAAVAAVVAGIPDPAVLLDRAGRVIHLNAAAAQLAPALRKNELAQFALRSPEIIGALREAIATTEPRRADYLDHVPVDRWMELIITPVPVPTTFGGADKCMLMTFHDQTPLRRVEEMRADFVANASHELRTPLAALSGFIDTLQGQAKDDPKARERFLGIMHNQATRMARLIDDLLSLSRVELSAHVRPDTLVDLVPIIRQVADGLEPLARERQVEVETHLPESPVMIAGDREELLRLFENLIENALKYGASGGRVIVSLNMNAATDGTQEIRVFVRDFGPGIAPEHLPRLTERFYRVDVGDSRSQGGTGLGLSLVKHILNRHRGRLLIESVPKQGATFTACFPQAKASGSA is encoded by the coding sequence ATGGCGATTGACGCCCCTCCTTCTCCCGCCCAGCCCTGGTCCGACCGGCTGCGGCACTCGACCATCATCCTGATCGCCGCGGCGCTGGCGCTGTCGGTCGTGGTTTCGCTCGGCGAATTGTCGGCGGTGCGCGCAGTGACGGTGTTTCTCTGCATCGCGGCCGCGGCGCTGATCCCGTGGCGGCTGCACGACAATGCGGCCTCGCGCGATGACGTCCGCCGCATCAATCCGGTCGAAAGCGCCGCGGTTGCGGCCGTCGTCGCCGGCATACCGGATCCGGCGGTGCTGCTCGACCGTGCCGGCCGCGTCATCCATCTCAATGCGGCCGCCGCCCAGCTCGCGCCTGCGCTGCGCAAGAACGAGCTCGCGCAATTCGCCCTGCGCTCGCCCGAGATCATCGGCGCGCTGCGCGAGGCCATCGCCACCACCGAGCCGCGTCGCGCGGACTATCTCGACCATGTGCCGGTCGATCGCTGGATGGAGCTGATCATCACGCCGGTGCCGGTGCCCACCACCTTCGGCGGCGCCGACAAATGCATGTTGATGACCTTCCACGACCAGACGCCGCTGCGTCGGGTCGAGGAGATGCGCGCCGACTTTGTCGCCAATGCCAGCCACGAATTGCGCACCCCGCTCGCCGCGCTGTCGGGATTCATTGATACGCTCCAGGGGCAGGCCAAGGACGATCCCAAGGCGCGCGAGCGCTTCCTCGGCATCATGCACAATCAGGCTACCCGCATGGCGCGCCTGATCGACGACCTCTTGTCACTGTCACGGGTCGAGCTGTCCGCCCATGTGCGGCCCGATACCCTGGTCGATCTCGTGCCGATCATTCGTCAGGTCGCAGACGGGCTCGAGCCGCTGGCCCGCGAGCGACAGGTCGAGGTCGAGACCCACCTGCCGGAGAGCCCGGTGATGATCGCAGGCGACCGCGAGGAGCTCTTGCGCCTGTTCGAGAACCTGATCGAGAACGCGCTGAAATACGGCGCCTCGGGCGGCCGCGTCATCGTGTCGCTCAACATGAACGCGGCCACCGATGGAACTCAGGAAATCCGTGTCTTCGTGCGCGATTTCGGTCCCGGCATCGCGCCTGAGCACCTGCCGAGGCTGACCGAGCGCTTCTACCGGGTCGATGTCGGCGACAGCCGCTCGCAAGGCGGGACGGGGCTCGGATTATCGCTGGTGAAACATATTCTTAACCGTCATCGCGGCCGGCTTTTGATCGAAAGCGTGCCCAAGCAGGGCGCCACTTTCACCGCCTGTTTTCCCCAGGCGAAGGCCTCCGGATCAGCCTGA
- a CDS encoding Rdx family protein — protein sequence MSDVTIVYCRPCGYEKRAKEAAAALHEQLALESDLVPGKGGIFQVKLGDRIVASRSKGHFPGPDEIVAAVATARR from the coding sequence ATGTCAGACGTGACGATCGTCTATTGCCGCCCCTGCGGCTACGAAAAACGCGCGAAGGAAGCAGCCGCTGCGCTGCATGAACAGTTGGCGCTGGAGTCGGATCTCGTGCCCGGCAAGGGCGGGATCTTCCAGGTCAAGCTCGGCGACAGGATTGTCGCCAGTCGCAGCAAGGGGCATTTTCCCGGGCCTGACGAGATCGTCGCCGCCGTTGCCACCGCGCGACGCTGA
- a CDS encoding GcrA family cell cycle regulator translates to MTVLTWSDDRVEQLKKLWEAGLSASQIAAELGNVTRNAVIGKVHRLGLSGRAKSPSSAAPRPRKARPAQHMMRVTRPMSRGNTALAQAFEVEVEPDPVTYDNVVPMNQRLSLLELNEATCHWPVGDPSSPDFFFCGGKALTGLPYCAQHSRVAYQPAADRRRAPAKPSTR, encoded by the coding sequence ATGACGGTTTTGACCTGGTCCGACGATCGCGTCGAGCAGTTGAAAAAGCTCTGGGAGGCCGGACTTTCGGCCAGCCAGATCGCAGCCGAGCTCGGCAATGTCACCCGCAATGCCGTGATCGGCAAGGTGCACAGGCTCGGCCTGTCCGGCCGCGCCAAGAGCCCCTCGTCGGCGGCGCCGCGGCCGCGCAAGGCGCGTCCCGCGCAGCACATGATGCGGGTGACTCGGCCGATGTCGCGCGGCAACACCGCGCTGGCGCAGGCCTTCGAGGTCGAGGTGGAGCCTGATCCGGTCACCTACGACAATGTGGTGCCGATGAACCAGCGGCTGTCGCTGCTCGAGCTGAACGAGGCGACCTGCCATTGGCCGGTCGGCGATCCCTCGAGCCCGGATTTCTTCTTCTGCGGCGGCAAGGCGCTCACCGGCCTGCCCTATTGCGCCCAGCACTCGCGCGTCGCCTATCAGCCGGCCGCCGATCGCCGCCGTGCGCCGGCGAAGCCGAGCACGCGGTGA
- the pstA gene encoding phosphate ABC transporter permease PstA codes for MNPIYARRRRKDIVIRGLCIAAAAFGVTWLALILITLLYNGLTGLNLQIFTESTPPPGSNEGGLLNAIVGSLIMTVLGVGIGAPLGLFAGTYLAEYGRNDKLTSVIRFINDILLSAPSIIIGLFIYGAVVVPMRGFSAIAGSLALAVIVIPVVLRTTEDMLLLVPNALREAASALGLPRSLVIKRIAYRAARSGLITGVLLATARVAGETAPLLFTALSNQFLSLSLNKTMANLPVTINNFVQSPYAYWKQLAWSGALLITLTVLALNIGARILGAERTAK; via the coding sequence ATGAACCCGATTTACGCACGTCGCCGCCGCAAGGACATCGTCATCCGCGGTCTGTGCATCGCCGCAGCCGCCTTCGGCGTGACCTGGCTTGCGCTGATCCTGATCACGCTGCTCTACAACGGCCTGACCGGCCTCAACCTCCAGATCTTCACCGAAAGTACGCCGCCGCCAGGCTCGAACGAAGGCGGCCTGCTCAACGCCATCGTCGGCTCGCTGATCATGACCGTGCTCGGCGTCGGCATCGGTGCACCGCTCGGTCTGTTCGCCGGCACCTATCTCGCCGAGTACGGCCGCAACGACAAGCTGACCTCGGTGATCCGTTTCATCAACGACATCCTGCTCAGCGCGCCCTCGATCATCATCGGCCTGTTCATCTACGGCGCCGTGGTGGTGCCGATGCGCGGCTTCTCGGCGATAGCAGGTAGCCTGGCACTCGCCGTCATCGTGATCCCGGTGGTGCTGCGCACGACCGAGGACATGCTGCTCCTGGTGCCGAATGCGCTGCGCGAGGCGGCCTCCGCGCTCGGCCTGCCGCGCTCGCTTGTGATCAAGCGGATCGCCTATCGCGCGGCGCGCTCCGGCCTCATCACCGGCGTGCTGCTTGCCACCGCGCGTGTCGCCGGCGAGACCGCGCCGCTGCTGTTCACCGCGCTGTCGAACCAGTTCTTGAGCCTGAGCCTGAACAAGACGATGGCCAACCTGCCGGTCACCATCAACAACTTCGTGCAGAGCCCGTACGCTTACTGGAAGCAGCTCGCCTGGAGCGGCGCGCTGCTGATCACGCTCACCGTGCTTGCCCTGAACATTGGCGCGCGCATCCTTGGCGCCGAGAGGACCGCAAAATGA
- the pstB gene encoding phosphate ABC transporter ATP-binding protein PstB, with amino-acid sequence MTDLSVSVSSNGHLASQQPLPEAPAKVTVRNLNFYYGEHHALKNINLTLGTNRVTAFIGPSGCGKSTLLRIFNRMYDLYPGQRVTGQLMLDQTNILDPKLDLNLLRARVGMVFQKPTPFPMTIYENIAFGIRLYEKISKSEMDDRVEKALRGGALWNEVKDKLNASGLSLSGGQQQRLCIARTVAVRPEVILFDEPCSALDPISTAKVEELIQELSENYTIAIVTHNMQQAARVSDKTAFMYLGELIEFDDTSKIFTSPSDRRTQDYITGRFG; translated from the coding sequence ATGACCGACCTGTCCGTATCCGTGAGTTCCAACGGTCACCTGGCGTCGCAGCAACCGCTGCCGGAAGCCCCCGCCAAGGTGACGGTCCGCAACCTCAACTTCTACTACGGCGAGCACCACGCGCTGAAGAACATCAACCTGACGCTCGGCACCAACCGCGTCACGGCATTCATCGGCCCGTCGGGTTGCGGCAAGTCGACCCTGCTGCGCATCTTCAACCGGATGTACGATCTCTATCCGGGCCAGCGCGTCACCGGTCAGCTCATGCTCGATCAGACCAACATTCTCGACCCCAAGCTCGACCTCAACCTGCTGCGAGCCCGCGTCGGCATGGTGTTCCAGAAGCCGACGCCGTTCCCGATGACGATCTACGAGAACATCGCCTTCGGTATCCGCCTCTATGAGAAGATCTCGAAGTCGGAGATGGACGACCGCGTCGAGAAGGCGCTGCGCGGCGGCGCGCTCTGGAACGAGGTCAAGGACAAGCTCAACGCCTCGGGCCTCTCGCTCTCCGGCGGCCAGCAGCAGCGCCTCTGCATCGCGCGCACCGTGGCGGTGCGTCCCGAGGTGATCCTGTTCGACGAGCCGTGCTCGGCGCTCGACCCGATCTCGACCGCCAAGGTCGAGGAGTTGATCCAGGAGCTGTCCGAGAACTATACGATCGCGATCGTCACCCACAACATGCAGCAGGCGGCGCGCGTTTCCGACAAAACCGCCTTCATGTATCTCGGCGAGCTGATCGAGTTCGACGACACCAGCAAGATCTTCACGTCGCCGAGCGATCGGCGGACGCAGGATTACATCACCGGCCGTTTCGGCTGA
- a CDS encoding lysylphosphatidylglycerol synthase domain-containing protein, whose translation MLGAIRRAMSFLRQKQILHKLGVVISVTVIGIACYVLYHMLRGIDFNEVVEAIKSTEPRQIAMAALFVAAGYFTLTFYDLFAVRAIGHSHVPYRINALAAFTSYSIGHNVGASVFTGGAVRYRIYSAYGLNAIDVAKICFLAGLTFWLGNAAVLGLGITYHPEAAASIDQLPPWLNRTAAMGIIVALVAYVVWVWTQPRVVGRGPWTVVLPGGPLTLLQIAIGIVDLGFCALAMYVLVPDEPNLGFVVVAVIFVSATLLGFASHSPGGLGVFDAAMLVGLWQMDREELLGGMLLFRVLYYLSPFVISVILLTFREVIIGARSKRLQQAALKLDPGPAPEAAYVRERSDSGA comes from the coding sequence ATGCTGGGAGCCATACGCAGGGCGATGTCGTTTCTGCGCCAGAAGCAAATCCTGCATAAGCTTGGCGTTGTGATCAGCGTCACGGTCATCGGCATCGCTTGCTATGTGCTCTACCACATGCTGCGCGGCATCGATTTCAACGAGGTGGTTGAAGCGATCAAGAGCACCGAACCGCGTCAGATTGCGATGGCGGCGCTGTTCGTCGCCGCGGGCTATTTTACCCTGACCTTCTACGACCTGTTCGCCGTGCGCGCGATCGGCCATTCCCATGTGCCCTATCGCATCAACGCGCTGGCCGCCTTCACGAGCTACTCGATCGGCCACAATGTCGGCGCCAGCGTCTTCACCGGCGGCGCGGTGCGCTACCGCATCTACTCCGCCTATGGCCTGAACGCGATCGACGTCGCGAAGATCTGCTTCCTTGCCGGTCTGACCTTCTGGCTCGGCAACGCCGCCGTGCTGGGCCTCGGCATCACCTACCATCCGGAGGCGGCCGCCTCGATCGACCAGCTTCCGCCCTGGCTGAACCGCACGGCGGCGATGGGGATCATCGTCGCGCTGGTCGCCTATGTGGTCTGGGTCTGGACCCAGCCGCGGGTGGTCGGCCGCGGGCCGTGGACGGTGGTGTTGCCGGGCGGCCCGCTGACGTTGCTCCAGATCGCGATCGGCATCGTCGATCTCGGCTTCTGCGCGCTCGCGATGTACGTGCTGGTCCCGGACGAGCCCAATCTCGGCTTCGTCGTGGTCGCGGTGATCTTCGTCTCGGCGACGCTGCTCGGCTTCGCCAGCCATTCGCCCGGGGGCCTCGGGGTCTTCGACGCTGCCATGCTGGTCGGCCTCTGGCAGATGGACCGGGAGGAACTCCTGGGTGGCATGCTCCTGTTCCGGGTGCTCTACTATCTTTCGCCCTTCGTCATATCTGTAATCTTGCTGACGTTTCGCGAGGTTATCATAGGCGCCCGATCGAAGCGTCTGCAGCAGGCGGCGCTCAAGCTCGACCCCGGTCCGGCACCCGAGGCCGCCTATGTGAGAGAGCGCAGCGACAGCGGCGCCTGA
- the pstC gene encoding phosphate ABC transporter permease subunit PstC, whose protein sequence is MAVQSDVIDDAGPYDRAKALSAFKLGDLTFYWITRLSAISVLLILGGIIVSLIVGAFPAMKEYGLSFLWTQRWAPSADPPVLGALGPMYGTLVTSFIAMLIAIPVGLGIAIFLTELCPQWLRRPIGMAVELLAGIPSIIYGMWGFFVLGPFLANTFQPFMIKIFDGVPVLGAIFVGPPSYLSLFNAALILAIMVLPFITSISVDVFKTVPPVLKEAAYGVGCTTWEVVRSVVIPYTRVGIIGGVMLALGRALGETMAVTFIIGNSFRISSSIFAPGTTISAAIASEFAESDGLHQSGLILLGLLLFVLTFFVLAAARLMLLRLEKKAGK, encoded by the coding sequence ATGGCCGTTCAGAGCGACGTGATAGATGACGCCGGACCCTATGATCGCGCCAAGGCGTTGAGCGCGTTCAAGCTGGGTGACCTCACCTTCTACTGGATCACGCGGCTGAGCGCGATCTCGGTCCTCCTCATCCTCGGCGGCATCATCGTGTCGCTGATCGTCGGTGCTTTCCCGGCGATGAAGGAGTATGGCCTGTCGTTCCTGTGGACGCAGCGCTGGGCGCCGTCCGCCGATCCGCCCGTGCTCGGCGCGCTCGGGCCGATGTACGGCACGCTCGTCACCTCCTTCATTGCGATGCTGATCGCCATTCCGGTCGGTCTCGGCATTGCGATCTTCCTGACCGAGCTCTGCCCGCAATGGCTGCGCCGTCCGATCGGCATGGCGGTCGAGCTGCTCGCCGGCATTCCCTCGATCATCTACGGCATGTGGGGCTTCTTCGTATTGGGGCCGTTCCTGGCCAACACCTTTCAGCCCTTCATGATCAAGATATTCGACGGCGTTCCCGTGCTGGGCGCGATCTTCGTGGGACCACCGTCCTATCTCAGCCTGTTCAACGCCGCGCTGATCCTGGCGATCATGGTGCTGCCCTTCATCACCTCGATCTCGGTCGACGTGTTCAAGACGGTGCCGCCGGTGCTAAAAGAGGCCGCCTATGGCGTCGGCTGCACCACCTGGGAAGTCGTCCGCAGCGTGGTGATCCCCTACACCCGCGTCGGCATCATCGGCGGCGTCATGCTGGCGCTGGGCCGCGCGCTCGGCGAGACCATGGCGGTGACCTTCATCATCGGCAACTCGTTCCGGATCTCCTCATCCATCTTCGCGCCGGGCACCACGATCTCGGCGGCGATCGCGAGCGAGTTCGCCGAAAGCGACGGCCTGCATCAGTCCGGCCTGATCCTGCTCGGCCTCTTGCTGTTCGTGCTGACGTTCTTCGTGCTCGCGGCCGCGCGGCTGATGCTGCTGCGTCTCGAAAAGAAGGCGGGGAAGTGA
- the phoU gene encoding phosphate signaling complex protein PhoU yields MGSEHTAKAFDTDLQELTRLVAEMGGLAERMIVDSVDALIRRDVALGQRVVATDAEIDALQKRIEERAVLTIARRQPMAVDLREIVGAMRVATDLERIGDLAKNMGKRVAALETDFHPLKLFRGLEHMTDLVQQQVKSVLDAYAAHDLPAAMAVWKGDEEVDAICTSLFRELLTYMMEDPRNISFCIHLMFCAKNIERIGDHATNIAETVFYMIEGQAIADKRPKGDMTTFATTIPNS; encoded by the coding sequence ATGGGTTCCGAACACACCGCAAAGGCCTTCGACACCGACCTTCAGGAGCTCACCCGGCTCGTCGCGGAGATGGGCGGTCTCGCCGAGCGCATGATCGTCGATTCCGTCGATGCGCTGATCCGCCGCGACGTCGCGCTCGGCCAGCGCGTGGTTGCAACCGACGCCGAGATCGACGCGCTGCAGAAGCGCATCGAGGAGCGTGCCGTGCTCACCATCGCCCGCCGCCAGCCGATGGCGGTCGACCTGCGCGAGATCGTCGGTGCGATGCGCGTGGCGACCGACCTCGAGCGCATCGGCGACCTTGCCAAGAACATGGGCAAGCGCGTCGCCGCGCTGGAGACGGACTTCCATCCGCTGAAGCTGTTCCGCGGCCTGGAACACATGACCGACCTGGTGCAGCAGCAGGTCAAGTCAGTGCTGGACGCCTATGCCGCGCATGACCTGCCGGCGGCGATGGCGGTGTGGAAGGGTGATGAGGAAGTCGACGCCATCTGCACCTCGCTGTTCCGCGAGCTCCTCACCTATATGATGGAGGATCCGCGCAACATCTCCTTCTGCATCCATCTGATGTTCTGCGCAAAGAACATCGAGCGGATCGGCGACCATGCCACCAACATCGCCGAGACCGTGTTCTACATGATCGAAGGTCAGGCCATCGCCGACAAGCGGCCGAAGGGCGACATGACGACTTTTGCCACGACGATCCCGAATAGCTAA
- a CDS encoding TetR/AcrR family transcriptional regulator — translation MPKPSLKDAILDAGLKVMFRTGYHGTSVRDVTAAAGAPQGSFTNHFRSKEAFASEVLDRYFGVTRGLVAAALEDTSLTPRARLRRYLDIITGRLEADGYGRGCLIGDLSLEATGSSELLRTRLAEIFAEWRAPFAACIAEAQARGEIASDFEPEELADFLLASWQGAILRMKVDRNPKALERFKTIAFQTVFKEPT, via the coding sequence ATGCCAAAGCCCTCGCTCAAAGACGCCATCCTCGACGCCGGTCTCAAGGTCATGTTCCGCACCGGCTATCACGGCACCAGCGTGCGCGACGTCACTGCTGCGGCGGGCGCGCCACAGGGCTCCTTCACCAACCATTTCCGTTCCAAGGAGGCTTTCGCCTCCGAAGTGCTCGACCGCTATTTTGGCGTCACCAGAGGGCTTGTCGCGGCGGCGCTCGAGGACACCTCGCTGACGCCGCGCGCGCGGCTCCGCCGCTATCTCGACATCATTACCGGCAGGTTGGAGGCCGACGGTTATGGCCGCGGCTGCCTGATCGGCGATCTCAGCCTGGAGGCCACCGGCAGCAGTGAGCTGTTGCGCACGCGCCTCGCCGAGATCTTTGCCGAATGGCGCGCGCCGTTCGCCGCCTGCATCGCGGAAGCCCAGGCACGCGGCGAGATCGCATCGGATTTCGAGCCTGAGGAGCTTGCCGACTTCCTGCTCGCATCCTGGCAGGGCGCGATCCTGCGCATGAAGGTCGATCGCAACCCCAAAGCACTCGAACGCTTCAAGACCATCGCATTCCAAACCGTGTTCAAGGAGCCGACATGA
- the pstS gene encoding phosphate ABC transporter substrate-binding protein PstS — translation MNFLKTIVAAGLVAASTSAFAADITGAGATFPFPIYSKWADAYKKETGNGLNYQSIGSGGGIKQIQAKTVTFGASDAPLKAEQLEKDGLVQWPMVMGAIVPVVNLEGVKPGELVFDGETLASIYLGKITKWDDAAIKKLNPNVKLPSEAITVVRRSDGSGTTFNFTNYLSKASADWKSKVGEGTAVEWPVGVGAKGNEGVSGNISQTKNSIGYVEYAYAKQNKLTYTGLVNKAGKPVQPTVEAFQAAASNADWAKAPGYYVILTDQPGDKSWPITAATFILMHKEATDKAASQEAIKFFRWAFKNGGKAAEELDYIPMPAGVVQLIEKTWAAEIKS, via the coding sequence ATGAATTTCCTTAAAACTATCGTCGCTGCTGGCTTGGTCGCCGCATCGACGTCGGCTTTCGCCGCCGATATCACCGGCGCCGGTGCGACGTTCCCGTTCCCGATCTATTCGAAGTGGGCTGACGCCTACAAGAAGGAGACCGGCAATGGTCTGAACTACCAGTCGATCGGCTCCGGCGGCGGCATCAAGCAGATCCAGGCCAAGACCGTGACCTTCGGCGCCAGCGACGCGCCGCTCAAGGCCGAGCAGCTCGAGAAGGACGGCCTCGTCCAGTGGCCGATGGTGATGGGCGCCATCGTTCCCGTCGTCAACCTCGAGGGCGTGAAGCCCGGTGAGCTGGTGTTCGACGGCGAGACCCTCGCCAGCATCTATCTCGGCAAGATCACCAAGTGGGATGACGCCGCGATCAAGAAGCTCAATCCGAACGTGAAGCTGCCGTCGGAGGCGATCACCGTGGTGCGCCGCTCGGACGGTTCGGGTACGACCTTCAACTTCACCAACTACCTCTCCAAGGCCAGCGCTGACTGGAAGAGCAAGGTCGGCGAGGGCACGGCCGTCGAGTGGCCGGTCGGCGTCGGCGCCAAGGGCAACGAAGGCGTGTCGGGCAACATCAGCCAGACCAAGAACTCGATCGGCTACGTCGAGTACGCTTATGCCAAGCAGAACAAGCTGACCTATACCGGTCTCGTCAACAAGGCCGGCAAGCCGGTGCAGCCGACCGTCGAAGCCTTCCAGGCGGCCGCCTCCAACGCCGACTGGGCCAAGGCGCCCGGCTACTACGTCATCCTCACCGACCAGCCCGGCGACAAGTCCTGGCCGATCACCGCGGCGACCTTCATCCTCATGCACAAGGAAGCCACCGACAAGGCGGCCTCGCAGGAAGCCATCAAGTTCTTCCGCTGGGCCTTCAAGAACGGCGGCAAGGCGGCTGAGGAGCTCGACTACATCCCGATGCCCGCCGGCGTCGTGCAGCTCATCGAGAAGACCTGGGCTGCCGAGATCAAGAGCTAA